Proteins encoded within one genomic window of Paenibacillus thermoaerophilus:
- a CDS encoding chemotaxis protein CheW: protein MAEELKVIVFALGHEEYGVEVEKVKTIERMSPMTRVPKTPAFVKGVINNRGVVLPVIDLRGRFGLPEAEYTDNTRIIIVAVGDLEVGMIVDSASDVIDVNSDQIELPPEIVGGIRAKYLRGIAKIGERLLVLLNLEEVLNKSEIIQLEQMEV from the coding sequence ATGGCGGAAGAATTGAAGGTTATCGTCTTTGCGCTTGGACATGAGGAATACGGCGTGGAAGTCGAAAAAGTGAAAACGATCGAAAGAATGTCGCCGATGACCCGCGTGCCGAAGACCCCGGCCTTTGTCAAAGGCGTCATCAACAACCGAGGCGTCGTCCTGCCGGTGATCGACTTGCGCGGACGTTTCGGTCTGCCGGAAGCGGAGTACACGGACAACACCCGGATCATCATCGTCGCCGTCGGCGATCTGGAAGTCGGCATGATCGTGGATTCGGCAAGCGACGTGATCGACGTGAATTCGGATCAAATCGAGCTGCCGCCGGAAATCGTCGGCGGCATCCGCGCCAAATATTTGCGCGGCATCGCCAAGATCGGGGAACGGCTGCTCGTGCTGTTGAACCTCGAAGAAGTTCTCAACAAAAGCGAAATCATCCAGTTGGAACAGATGGAGGTTTGA
- a CDS encoding chemotaxis protein CheD, translating to MIQDTYIKVGMADLNVTGAGGVLKTTGLGSCVGLTLYDSLNKIAGMAHIMLPSSDISRDESLNPAKYADTAVPELLARMERIGARIRSLEAKMAGGAQMFAFASQNETMRIGPRNVEACKEILKRLNIPLIAEDTGSNYGRTIEFYSETGLLLVRSVQHGVKEL from the coding sequence ATGATCCAAGACACCTATATCAAGGTCGGGATGGCCGATCTGAACGTTACCGGCGCGGGCGGCGTGCTCAAGACGACGGGACTCGGCTCGTGCGTTGGCTTGACGCTGTACGACAGCCTGAACAAAATCGCGGGAATGGCTCACATCATGCTGCCGTCCTCGGATATTTCGAGAGACGAGAGCTTGAATCCGGCGAAATACGCCGATACGGCCGTGCCGGAGCTGCTGGCCCGCATGGAGCGGATCGGGGCCCGCATTCGCAGCCTGGAAGCCAAAATGGCGGGCGGCGCGCAGATGTTCGCGTTCGCCTCGCAGAACGAGACGATGCGGATCGGTCCGCGCAACGTCGAGGCGTGCAAGGAGATTTTGAAGCGCCTCAACATCCCGCTCATAGCAGAGGACACGGGTTCAAATTACGGGCGCACCATCGAGTTTTACAGCGAGACCGGCCTTCTGCTGGTTCGAAGCGTGCAGCACGGAGTAAAGGAACTGTAG
- a CDS encoding chemotaxis protein CheC — protein MASRKLFAELQLDALREVGNIGAGHAATALSRLLNKPIDMKVPSVDMVPFEEISEKVGGPEEVVIAIFLRVEGDATGNMFFILDQTSARSILRRLVGLEWSGEDEWTEMEWSALHEIGNILAGSYLSSLADLTGLHLTPSVPGLAFDMAGAILSYGILQFGVMGDHALLIETAFLEEREDIGGFCFFIPDPDSFEKLFQALGVPV, from the coding sequence GTGGCGAGCCGCAAGCTGTTTGCCGAACTTCAGCTTGACGCGTTGAGAGAGGTCGGCAATATTGGGGCCGGACATGCGGCCACCGCGCTGTCCCGGCTGCTCAACAAGCCGATCGACATGAAGGTGCCCAGCGTTGACATGGTTCCCTTCGAAGAGATCTCCGAAAAGGTCGGCGGACCGGAGGAAGTGGTTATCGCCATCTTCCTCCGGGTGGAGGGCGACGCGACGGGCAATATGTTTTTTATTCTGGATCAGACGTCCGCCCGCAGCATCCTCCGGCGTCTCGTCGGGCTCGAATGGAGCGGCGAGGACGAATGGACGGAGATGGAATGGTCGGCGCTGCACGAGATCGGCAACATTTTGGCGGGGTCTTACTTGTCCTCGCTGGCCGATCTGACGGGCTTGCATCTGACCCCCTCCGTGCCGGGACTGGCCTTCGACATGGCCGGCGCGATCCTGAGCTACGGGATCTTGCAGTTCGGCGTGATGGGCGATCACGCGCTGCTCATCGAGACCGCCTTTTTGGAGGAGCGGGAGGACATCGGGGGCTTTTGCTTCTTTATTCCGGACCCCGACTCGTTCGAGAAGCTATTTCAGGCGCTGGGAGTGCCGGTATAG
- a CDS encoding FliA/WhiG family RNA polymerase sigma factor: MIHQKPNARSNDELWQEWKLERRHEAKQALIESYVPLVEYVASRMAVNLPKSVSKEDLIGFGAMGLIDAVDKFDYKRGLQFETYASWRIRGAIIDGLRQNDWVPRSVREKARRVEEAYQKLEQQRMRSVTDEEMAAYLNMKESEFRQVLQEISFASLCSFDDPIKDEESETRLSLMVDEKAKNPEYTVNELFLKETLAKAIDKLTEKERTVVSLFYYEELSLSEIAEVMSLSPSRISQLHSKAILRLRGALGRLKPQLMEGS, translated from the coding sequence ATGATCCATCAAAAACCGAATGCCCGCTCCAATGACGAGCTGTGGCAGGAGTGGAAGTTGGAGCGCCGCCACGAGGCCAAGCAAGCGCTAATCGAAAGTTATGTGCCACTGGTGGAATATGTCGCCAGCCGCATGGCTGTGAATTTGCCGAAATCGGTATCCAAGGAAGATTTGATCGGGTTCGGAGCCATGGGCCTGATCGACGCCGTCGATAAATTCGACTACAAGCGGGGATTGCAGTTCGAGACGTACGCGTCTTGGCGGATACGCGGCGCGATCATCGACGGATTGCGGCAGAACGATTGGGTTCCCCGGTCCGTCCGCGAGAAGGCCAGGCGGGTCGAGGAGGCGTATCAAAAGCTGGAACAGCAGCGGATGCGCTCGGTGACCGACGAGGAAATGGCCGCTTATTTGAATATGAAGGAATCTGAATTCCGGCAGGTTCTACAGGAAATTTCGTTCGCCTCGTTGTGCTCGTTCGACGATCCGATCAAGGACGAAGAATCGGAGACGAGGCTGTCTCTCATGGTGGACGAAAAAGCGAAAAATCCGGAATACACCGTCAATGAGCTGTTCCTGAAGGAGACGCTCGCGAAGGCGATCGACAAGCTGACGGAAAAGGAACGGACGGTCGTATCCTTGTTTTATTACGAGGAATTATCTCTTAGCGAAATAGCGGAAGTCATGTCGTTGTCTCCCTCCCGGATTTCTCAGTTACACTCGAAGGCAATATTACGGCTGCGAGGGGCGCTCGGACGACTGAAGCCGCAGTTAATGGAAGGATCGTAA
- a CDS encoding DUF342 domain-containing protein — MLDQDLLISTTDDKLRAYLQFKKKQDYAKLPLNELEELLAAYQIRYGVFWDVIGKIAAEPNAYLGEKVLIAQGDPAIEGEDGKIVLLFDGDSEKRPSETEDGKVDFRELRQLNNVRKGQKIAERLPPKEGINGIDVTGQPIIAKKGKEARFKPGKNVILDPEQNNMYAALDGQVVRTEGQKINVFPVFEVNGDVDYNVGNIDFVGNVVIRGNVLNGFRVRADGDIRIIGGVEAAEVLAGGSIDISAGILGLGKGLVKAGRNVKVSFIQDGNVEAAEDVIVAQSIMHSQIRAGRSVLCDGAKGLIVGGTIQAGERVRARTIGNPMSTQTAIEVGVLPELRNEHAELRGVMRDLLDRLDKTEKALVLLDQMAAAGQLSPDKLAMRVKLNHTKKQMQEEYEEAKQRMYEIEKILENTDTARVEVLSTIYGGTRIVIGRQTRFIKDAVQRMYFRIVDGEIAMLSLT, encoded by the coding sequence ATGTTGGATCAGGATCTGCTAATCAGCACCACAGACGATAAATTGCGCGCTTATTTACAGTTCAAAAAAAAACAGGACTATGCCAAGCTGCCTCTGAACGAGCTGGAGGAACTGCTGGCCGCCTATCAAATCCGGTACGGCGTATTTTGGGATGTCATCGGCAAAATCGCCGCCGAGCCGAACGCCTATTTGGGCGAGAAAGTGCTGATCGCCCAAGGCGACCCGGCCATTGAGGGCGAAGACGGCAAAATCGTGCTGCTGTTCGACGGGGATTCGGAGAAAAGGCCTTCCGAAACCGAAGACGGCAAGGTGGATTTCCGCGAGCTTCGGCAGCTCAACAACGTGCGCAAAGGTCAAAAAATCGCTGAACGTCTGCCGCCCAAGGAAGGCATCAACGGCATCGACGTAACCGGCCAGCCGATCATCGCGAAAAAAGGCAAGGAAGCCCGGTTCAAGCCGGGCAAAAACGTGATTCTCGATCCGGAGCAAAACAATATGTACGCGGCTCTGGACGGACAAGTCGTCCGCACCGAAGGGCAGAAGATCAACGTCTTCCCCGTCTTCGAGGTGAACGGCGACGTCGATTACAATGTCGGCAACATCGACTTCGTCGGCAACGTCGTCATTCGGGGCAACGTGCTGAACGGATTTCGCGTGCGGGCGGACGGGGACATCCGGATCATCGGAGGCGTGGAAGCCGCCGAGGTGTTGGCGGGAGGGTCCATCGACATCTCCGCCGGCATTCTCGGATTGGGCAAAGGTCTGGTGAAAGCCGGGCGCAACGTCAAGGTATCGTTTATTCAGGACGGCAACGTGGAAGCGGCGGAAGACGTCATCGTCGCCCAAAGCATCATGCATTCGCAGATCCGCGCCGGACGTTCGGTGCTGTGCGACGGAGCCAAAGGCTTGATCGTCGGCGGAACGATCCAGGCGGGGGAACGCGTTCGGGCCCGGACGATCGGCAACCCGATGTCCACGCAAACCGCGATCGAGGTCGGCGTGCTGCCCGAACTGCGGAACGAGCATGCGGAGCTTCGCGGCGTCATGCGCGATCTGCTCGACCGGTTGGACAAGACGGAGAAAGCGCTTGTCCTGCTCGATCAGATGGCGGCAGCGGGACAATTGTCCCCGGACAAGCTGGCGATGCGGGTCAAACTGAACCACACGAAGAAACAAATGCAAGAGGAGTACGAAGAAGCCAAGCAGCGCATGTACGAAATCGAGAAAATTCTCGAAAACACGGATACGGCCCGCGTCGAGGTGTTGTCGACGATATACGGCGGGACCCGGATCGTGATCGGACGCCAAACGAGATTTATCAAAGACGCCGTGCAGCGGATGTATTTCCGGATTGTGGACGGGGAAATCGCGATGCTTTCCTTGACGTAA
- a CDS encoding chemotaxis protein CheA: MELNQYLGMFIDEAREHLQAMNDNMLQLEQSPDDISIVQVMFRSAHTLKGMSATMGFEELATLTHEMENVLDLVRNHKLRMTEPIFDVLFQCLDALETMVQDIIAGGTGKADVTAIVASLQAIAKGDVPASAAIPSAQSAAASAGSAGSAAGMLDQFQLSVAEQSLQAGLGLYRIDISLAPTCVLKAARAFMVFQVFEKFGEVVKSQPAVQDIEQEKFDKGFTVYFVTEHPKEELEKALGSISEVEPPVVTAITAADLKQMREGEIAKQETAAAAAAAAPRPAERRERAAAPAAGPSAGAPAGASGGAVNRTIRVDIEKLDTLMNLFSELLIDRVRLESLASELRSQALTETVEHMARVSSDLQNIVLKLRMVPVESVFNRFPRLIRDLAKTLDKKIELVITGADTELDRTVIDEIGDPLVHLLRNSGDHGIERPDERVAAGKPEQGTVHLRAYHSGNHVFIEIEDDGRGIHTEKVMQTAIKRGVITADQAKSMKDEEIHMLLFAPGFSTADKITDISGRGVGLDVVKTKIESLGGKVTVESRWGQGTKFTVQLPLTLSIIAAMLIRVGDEKYAIPLSSMVETSLIPRSEIRVVHGERLIQYRGSVIPILFLSEVLDVPGADTSAEELFVVIVRKGERLMALVVDDLIGQQEIVLKSLGSYLSKVFAVSGATILGDGHVALILDPNALLK, from the coding sequence GTGGAACTGAATCAGTATTTGGGCATGTTCATCGACGAAGCGCGGGAGCATCTGCAGGCGATGAACGACAATATGCTGCAGTTGGAGCAATCCCCGGACGACATAAGCATCGTGCAGGTGATGTTTCGTTCGGCTCATACGTTGAAAGGCATGTCGGCCACGATGGGCTTTGAAGAGCTGGCCACCTTGACGCACGAGATGGAGAACGTGCTGGATCTCGTGCGCAACCACAAACTGCGCATGACGGAACCGATCTTCGACGTCTTGTTTCAATGCTTGGACGCGCTGGAGACGATGGTTCAGGATATTATCGCCGGCGGCACCGGCAAGGCCGACGTAACGGCCATTGTGGCGTCGCTTCAAGCGATCGCCAAAGGCGATGTGCCGGCGTCTGCCGCGATACCGTCCGCGCAAAGCGCGGCGGCTTCCGCGGGGTCTGCGGGTTCCGCGGCCGGGATGCTGGACCAATTCCAGCTATCGGTGGCCGAGCAGTCGCTCCAGGCCGGTCTCGGCCTGTACCGGATCGATATATCGCTGGCCCCGACCTGCGTGCTGAAAGCGGCCCGCGCGTTTATGGTGTTCCAGGTGTTCGAGAAGTTCGGGGAGGTCGTCAAATCGCAGCCGGCCGTCCAGGACATCGAGCAGGAGAAATTCGACAAAGGCTTTACGGTTTATTTCGTGACGGAGCACCCGAAGGAAGAGCTTGAAAAAGCGCTCGGCTCGATCAGCGAAGTGGAACCGCCGGTCGTTACGGCGATTACGGCAGCCGATCTGAAGCAGATGCGCGAAGGCGAGATCGCGAAGCAGGAGACGGCGGCAGCCGCTGCGGCCGCTGCGCCGCGTCCGGCCGAGAGACGGGAGCGGGCGGCAGCGCCGGCGGCCGGCCCTTCGGCGGGTGCCCCCGCGGGCGCCTCGGGGGGCGCGGTCAACCGCACGATCCGCGTCGATATCGAAAAGCTGGACACGCTGATGAACCTGTTCAGCGAGCTGCTGATCGACCGGGTGCGGCTGGAGTCGCTGGCGTCGGAGCTGCGCAGCCAGGCGCTGACGGAGACCGTCGAGCATATGGCGCGCGTCAGCAGCGATCTGCAAAATATCGTGCTGAAGCTGCGGATGGTTCCGGTCGAATCCGTCTTCAACCGGTTCCCGCGGCTGATCCGCGACCTGGCGAAGACGCTCGACAAAAAAATCGAGCTGGTCATCACGGGGGCGGATACGGAGCTGGACCGGACGGTAATCGACGAGATCGGCGATCCGCTTGTCCACCTGCTTCGCAATTCGGGCGACCACGGCATCGAGCGGCCGGATGAACGGGTGGCGGCGGGCAAGCCCGAGCAGGGAACCGTGCATCTCCGCGCTTACCACAGCGGCAACCATGTGTTTATCGAGATCGAAGACGACGGCCGGGGCATACATACGGAAAAGGTCATGCAGACCGCGATCAAGCGGGGCGTCATCACCGCCGATCAGGCCAAGTCGATGAAGGATGAAGAAATCCATATGCTTTTGTTCGCCCCCGGCTTCAGCACGGCGGACAAAATTACCGACATCTCCGGCCGCGGCGTCGGTCTCGACGTCGTCAAGACGAAAATCGAGTCGCTGGGCGGCAAGGTTACGGTCGAGAGCCGCTGGGGACAAGGCACGAAGTTCACCGTCCAGTTGCCGCTTACGTTGTCCATCATCGCGGCGATGCTCATCCGGGTCGGCGACGAGAAATACGCGATTCCGCTGTCGTCCATGGTGGAGACGTCCTTGATCCCGCGCAGCGAGATCCGCGTCGTGCATGGGGAGCGGCTCATCCAATACCGCGGGTCCGTTATCCCGATCCTGTTCCTGTCGGAAGTTCTGGACGTTCCGGGAGCCGATACGTCGGCGGAGGAGCTGTTCGTCGTCATCGTGCGCAAAGGGGAGCGGCTGATGGCGCTGGTCGTCGACGATTTGATCGGCCAGCAGGAAATCGTGCTCAAATCGCTCGGCTCGTATTTGTCCAAGGTGTTTGCCGTGTCCGGAGCGACGATACTGGGCGACGGCCATGTCGCTCTCATTCTCGACCCGAACGCGTTGCTGAAATAA